Proteins co-encoded in one Conger conger chromosome 4, fConCon1.1, whole genome shotgun sequence genomic window:
- the LOC133126098 gene encoding zinc finger protein 501-like isoform X3 has translation MAESETKSTTPGPNSLEYVTAHSGVNDVHHIDTVLIKTETDLGPTNTGDLIKTESLDFTKVAYETHLHPDQIKTEVDDGGYDEAEHFNDLEDIKCVVIKSDEVKLESSEMLVTDLMDTVLYEAGVDCKDQTEQTEPWQCPGEPNPNSTEPGEEQYGSTQHGRCLNKPSKLIQHDEIHTVEKPRQCSQCGECFLRKSDLTIHRRIHRGEKRFQCSQCGKFFVKKSTLRTHYRLHTGERPFTCIHCDKSFIAKDAFKLHQRIHSGEQPYTCTECGKCFFQKHLLITHQRIHTGEKPYGCTQCGKCFRYKSHLNIHQRSHTGERPYICIQCGKSFVANYSLKLHQRMHTGEKPFECSQCGKRFSAASALHKHLRTHTGEKPYKCTECGKCFVTKDNLSTHQRIHTGEKPYTCTQCGKCFLRKSDLKMHQRMHTGEKPYTCTQCGKCFLRKRELNSHQIMHTSEKPHK, from the coding sequence atggcagagtcagagacaaAATCTACTACACCAGGACCCAACTCACTGGAGTATGTTACAGCACACAGTGGGGTCAATGATGTACACCACATAGACACAGTACTGATAAAAACAGAGACTGATCTTGGCCCCACCAACACTGGGGATCTCATTAAGACAGAGAGCCTGGATTTTACAAAGGTGGCATATGAAACCCATCTGCAccctgaccaaatcaaaactGAGGTTGATGATGGAGGCTACGATGAGGCAGAACACTTCAATGACTTGGAAGATATAAAATGTGTAGTCATTAAATCTGATGAAGTGAAGCTTGAATCCAGTGAAATGCTAGTGACTGATCTCATGGACACTGTGCTTTATGAAGCTGGTGTTGATTGCAAAgaccagacagaacagacagaacCATGGCAATGTCCAGGAGAGCCAAATCCAAATTCCACGGAACCAGGGGAAGAACAGTACGGTTCTACCCAGCATGGAAGATGCCTTAATAAGCCCTCAAAATTAATCCAACATGATGAAATCCATACTGTTGAAAAGCCCCGCcaatgctcccagtgtggggAGTGTTTTTTAAGGAAAAGTGACTTAACCATCCATCGGAGAATTCACAGAGGTGAAAAACGCTTCCAATGCTCTCAATGTGGCaagttttttgttaaaaaatctACATTAAGAACCCACTACAGActtcatacaggtgaaaggcCCTTCACGTGTATTCACTGTGACAAGAGTTTTATTGCAAAAGATGCTTTCAAGctccatcagagaattcattcaGGAGAACAGCCCTACACATGTACTGAGTGCGGGAAGTGTTTCTTTCAAAAACATCTTTTAATCAcccatcagagaattcatacaggtgaaaagccctatggatgtactcagtgtgggaagtgtttccGTTATAAATCTCATTTAAATATTCACCAGAGAAGTCATACAGGTGAAAGGCCCTACATATGCattcagtgtgggaagagttttgtTGCAAACTATTCATTAAAGCTCCATCAGAGAATGCATACAGGAGAAAAGCCTTTTGAATGCTCTCAGTGTGGGAAGCGTTTTAGTGCAGCATCTGCCTTGCATAAACACCTGAgaactcatacaggtgaaaagccgtACAAGTGTACtgagtgtgggaagtgtttcgTTACTAAAGATAATTTAAGTACCCACCAAAGAATTCATACAGGAGAAAAGCCCTAcacctgtactcagtgtgggaagtgttttttaaggaaaagtgatttaaaaatgcatcagagAATGCATACAGGAGAAAAGCCCTAcacctgtactcagtgtgggaagtgcttcCTAAGGAAAAGGGAATTAAACAGCCATCAAATAATGCATACAAGCGAAAAGCCACACAAATAA